The Phycisphaeraceae bacterium genome has a window encoding:
- a CDS encoding PD40 domain-containing protein — translation MRRAPATWLMVLMVSMSAAPASAANGNVDLPRYPSISPDGREIVFSWRGDLWKVGSSGGHALRLTAHPADDTRSAWSRDGKRIAFESNRTGDRNLFIMNADGTGVRQVLRLDRPVSLTGFGTDDAGREVLFFEGSIEGDVYRAPRPYMVPTEGGALRRVHDAFGAEPSQSADGSTVAFTRGGSAWSRRGYRGPDNRNVWTFNRSNGAFTQLTTYDGNDGKALWGAGRTIYFLSDRDFGCVNLFRMSADDGERALARATSFQDRDIWDYDVAADGATAVLVAWDTLYTLDLRNQNAEPRPLTITAGEDESDNIQLLTVDRRVSEAALSPDGKVMAVVAYGEVYVRNVESGSPTRRVTASHAREKDIAWSPDGSRLYFVSDSDGTESIYAATVAVTRGEIKASFDEAARPRPAAPVEESKPAADPPSEGAAAGQGEQAGQEEPRKEEPKKEEPKKPDPATRWHDAVTFTIEPVVVTSAHDRAPRPSPDGRWLSFRRGRGDIVIRDLTTGDERTFLTGWDFSIDWRWTDDSRHILYSVNDRNFNADVWLAPADGSSPPVNLSRHPDNDEQPRLSADGKVLAFVSERLNEEYDVWMVFLDRNLEAMAPVDREKYFKEAIDAAKKRKPLAISDKPADPPAGRTYDTDDAYLRLRRASNIGGSERNLEITPAGDRLVFTSSGETSGLFSIKWDGSDQKRLHSSVSVQHLTVTGDKVVFVDGGRAGMVPVNGGSVEYIDISDRMRIDLQQQADQKFREAARILGEVFYHPTMKDLDWEGLTTKYLALARQSRTADEFNYVAAYLLGELNGSHLGVNSPGTPSPIREAQGRLGVRYEVVDNGFRVTHVIPRSPAAEGPMALRIGDIITGIDFEPVAPLDTLEARLTGRVGQETAIDVSRTGEDGAATNLRLLLTPVSAGAEVDLQYDAWQRRNQQLVHEWSGGKLGYLHIRGMNAPSLNEFERDLYAAAEGRLGLIIDVRNNGGGSTADLVLSSIMVQPHAYTVPRGADSSVTDGYPQDRLYIQRYIRPVNMMCNEKSFSNAEIVSHAFKTLKRGTLVGQQTYGGVISTGAASLIDGTSVRTPFRGWYLPDGTDMENNGAMPDIVIHQTPEDESRDHDAQLKACVEDLLKRVQ, via the coding sequence ATGCGGCGTGCTCCTGCGACGTGGCTGATGGTGCTGATGGTGTCGATGTCCGCCGCGCCGGCTTCGGCCGCGAATGGCAACGTGGACCTGCCCCGCTACCCCTCGATCAGTCCAGACGGGCGCGAGATCGTGTTTTCCTGGCGCGGGGACCTGTGGAAGGTCGGCAGTTCCGGCGGCCACGCGCTGCGTCTGACCGCCCACCCCGCCGACGACACCCGCAGCGCCTGGAGCCGCGACGGAAAGCGCATCGCCTTTGAATCCAACCGAACCGGCGACCGCAATCTCTTCATCATGAACGCCGACGGCACCGGCGTGCGCCAGGTGCTGCGTCTGGATCGCCCGGTGTCGCTGACCGGCTTCGGCACGGACGACGCCGGACGCGAGGTGCTGTTCTTCGAGGGATCGATCGAGGGCGACGTGTACCGTGCGCCGCGCCCCTACATGGTGCCCACGGAGGGCGGGGCGCTCCGGCGCGTGCATGACGCCTTCGGCGCCGAACCGTCGCAGAGCGCGGACGGGTCCACTGTCGCCTTCACGCGGGGCGGGTCGGCCTGGTCACGACGCGGCTATCGCGGGCCGGACAACCGAAATGTGTGGACGTTCAACCGATCCAACGGCGCCTTTACGCAGCTCACCACGTACGACGGCAACGACGGCAAGGCGCTGTGGGGCGCTGGACGCACCATCTACTTCCTCTCCGATCGCGATTTCGGCTGCGTCAACCTCTTCCGCATGAGCGCGGATGACGGCGAGCGGGCCCTCGCGCGGGCCACCAGCTTTCAGGACCGCGACATCTGGGATTACGATGTCGCCGCCGACGGCGCCACGGCGGTTCTCGTCGCGTGGGACACGCTCTACACCCTCGACCTGCGCAATCAGAACGCCGAACCCAGGCCGCTCACGATCACGGCCGGCGAGGACGAGTCGGACAACATTCAGCTCCTCACGGTGGATCGCCGCGTCTCCGAGGCCGCTCTCAGCCCGGACGGCAAGGTGATGGCGGTGGTGGCGTATGGCGAGGTGTACGTGCGGAACGTGGAGTCCGGGAGTCCCACCCGCCGCGTGACCGCCAGCCACGCTCGAGAGAAGGACATCGCCTGGTCACCCGACGGTTCGCGTCTGTACTTCGTGTCCGACAGCGACGGGACAGAAAGCATCTACGCCGCCACCGTGGCGGTGACGCGCGGCGAGATCAAGGCGTCCTTTGACGAAGCCGCCAGGCCAAGGCCCGCCGCTCCCGTTGAAGAGTCGAAACCCGCCGCCGACCCGCCTTCGGAAGGCGCCGCTGCTGGACAGGGTGAGCAGGCCGGCCAGGAGGAGCCCAGGAAAGAGGAGCCGAAGAAGGAGGAGCCGAAGAAGCCCGACCCCGCGACGCGGTGGCATGACGCGGTCACCTTCACCATCGAGCCGGTGGTCGTGACCTCGGCGCATGACCGGGCGCCGCGCCCCTCGCCGGACGGGAGATGGCTGTCCTTCCGCCGCGGACGAGGCGACATCGTGATCCGCGATCTGACGACGGGAGATGAACGCACGTTCCTCACCGGGTGGGACTTCTCCATCGACTGGCGCTGGACCGATGATTCGAGGCACATCCTCTACAGCGTCAACGATCGCAACTTCAATGCCGATGTATGGCTGGCCCCGGCGGACGGATCATCGCCTCCGGTGAACCTGTCGCGGCACCCCGACAACGACGAGCAGCCCCGGCTGAGCGCTGACGGCAAGGTGCTGGCCTTCGTCTCCGAGCGTCTCAACGAAGAATACGACGTATGGATGGTGTTCCTCGACCGGAACCTCGAGGCCATGGCGCCGGTGGACCGGGAGAAATACTTCAAGGAAGCGATCGACGCGGCTAAGAAGCGCAAGCCGCTGGCGATCTCGGACAAGCCCGCCGATCCTCCCGCGGGGCGCACCTACGACACGGACGACGCCTACCTGCGCCTCCGTCGTGCGTCCAACATCGGGGGCAGTGAGCGCAACCTGGAGATCACGCCCGCGGGCGACCGGCTGGTCTTCACCTCCTCGGGCGAGACCAGCGGGCTTTTCTCCATCAAGTGGGACGGCAGCGACCAGAAGCGCCTCCACTCCAGCGTGTCGGTGCAGCATCTCACCGTGACGGGCGACAAGGTGGTGTTCGTCGATGGCGGGCGCGCCGGCATGGTTCCGGTCAACGGCGGGTCAGTCGAGTACATCGACATCAGCGACCGCATGCGCATCGACCTGCAGCAGCAGGCGGATCAGAAGTTCCGCGAAGCGGCCCGCATTCTCGGCGAGGTCTTCTACCACCCCACCATGAAGGATCTCGACTGGGAAGGCCTGACGACGAAGTACCTGGCGCTGGCCCGTCAGTCGCGCACGGCGGATGAGTTCAATTACGTGGCGGCGTACCTGCTGGGCGAGTTGAACGGCTCGCACCTGGGCGTCAACTCGCCGGGCACGCCCTCGCCCATCCGGGAGGCGCAGGGGCGGCTGGGCGTGCGATACGAGGTCGTGGACAACGGCTTCCGCGTGACCCACGTGATTCCCCGCTCTCCCGCGGCGGAAGGACCGATGGCGCTGCGCATAGGGGACATCATCACCGGCATCGACTTCGAGCCGGTCGCGCCCCTCGACACACTTGAAGCCCGCCTGACGGGTCGCGTGGGTCAGGAGACGGCGATCGACGTCAGTCGCACCGGCGAGGACGGGGCGGCGACCAATCTTCGCCTTCTGCTGACGCCCGTCAGCGCCGGGGCGGAAGTGGACCTGCAATACGATGCCTGGCAGCGGCGCAATCAGCAGCTTGTTCACGAGTGGTCCGGGGGCAAACTGGGCTACCTGCACATCCGAGGCATGAACGCGCCGTCGCTCAATGAGTTCGAACGCGATCTCTACGCCGCGGCGGAAGGGCGGCTGGGGCTCATCATCGACGTGCGCAACAACGGAGGCGGCTCCACCGCCGACCTGGTGCTGTCGTCCATCATGGTCCAGCCGCACGCCTACACCGTGCCGCGCGGAGCCGACTCCTCCGTCACCGACGGTTACCCGCAGGACCGTCTCTATATCCAGCGGTATATCAGGCCCGTGAACATGATGTGCAACGAGAAGAGTTTCTCCAACGCGGAAATCGTCTCGCACGCCTTCAAGACGCTCAAGCGCGGCACGCTGGTAGGACAGCAGACCTACGGTGGCGTCATCTCTACGGGCGCCGCGTCGCTCATCGACGGCACGTCGGTGCGCACGCCCTTCCGCGGGTGGTACCTGCCCGACGGCACCGACATGGAGAACAACGGGGCCATGCCGGACATCGTGATCCACCAGACGCCGGAGGACGAATCACGCGACCACGACGCCCAGCTCAAGGCCTGCGTGGAGGATCTGCTGAAGCGCGTCCAGTGA
- the ugpC gene encoding sn-glycerol-3-phosphate ABC transporter ATP-binding protein UgpC: protein MATVTLDNVTKTYPGGVEAVRRVNLAAADGEFVVLVGPSGCGKSTTLRMIAGLESVTSGSVSIDGRVVNDVHPKDRNIAMVFQNYALYPHMTVYQNMAFALKLQRTPKTEIDRRVRETAAMLGLTDLLHRRPRALSGGQRQRAAVGRAIVREPACFLFDEPLSNLDVKLRLQTRAELKHLHQRLRTTTIYVTHDQEEAMTLGDRIAVMAEGRIQQFAPPLEVYRRPINRFVAGFVGLPPMNFINGRIERCDGELAFIADGDLRLPVPPGLRNHTLHFLNREAVLGVRPETLRPNAAGASAAVPDVASGEWAIRAVVRVVEPLGDRQDLYCDLRSGQRLIARVDAAHHARPGDEIVFSVQPEAIHLFEPGEYGPHLAYGDGRGPTAGHGPG from the coding sequence ATGGCCACCGTCACGCTCGACAACGTCACCAAGACCTATCCCGGCGGGGTGGAGGCCGTGCGCCGCGTCAACCTGGCGGCGGCCGACGGCGAGTTCGTGGTCCTTGTCGGCCCGTCCGGCTGCGGCAAGTCCACCACCCTGCGCATGATCGCCGGGCTGGAGAGCGTCACCAGCGGCTCGGTGTCGATCGACGGACGCGTCGTCAACGACGTGCATCCCAAGGACCGGAACATCGCCATGGTGTTCCAGAACTACGCCCTGTACCCGCACATGACGGTGTATCAGAACATGGCCTTCGCCCTGAAACTGCAGCGCACGCCAAAGACGGAGATCGACCGTCGCGTGCGTGAAACGGCGGCGATGCTCGGATTGACCGACCTGCTGCATCGCAGGCCACGGGCCCTCTCGGGCGGCCAGCGGCAGCGGGCGGCCGTGGGCCGGGCCATCGTGCGCGAGCCGGCGTGCTTCCTCTTCGACGAACCGCTTTCCAACCTGGACGTGAAGCTGCGCCTCCAGACGCGGGCGGAACTCAAGCACCTCCACCAGCGACTGCGCACCACCACAATCTATGTGACGCACGATCAGGAGGAGGCCATGACCCTCGGCGACCGCATCGCGGTGATGGCCGAGGGCCGCATCCAGCAGTTCGCTCCGCCGCTGGAGGTCTATCGACGGCCCATCAACCGATTCGTGGCCGGCTTCGTCGGCCTGCCGCCCATGAACTTCATCAACGGTCGCATCGAACGCTGCGACGGAGAACTGGCTTTCATTGCGGATGGCGACCTGCGGCTTCCCGTTCCTCCGGGTCTGCGCAACCATACGCTGCACTTCCTCAACCGCGAGGCGGTGCTTGGCGTGCGGCCCGAGACGCTCAGACCCAACGCCGCCGGCGCATCGGCCGCCGTGCCGGACGTCGCATCAGGGGAGTGGGCGATTCGCGCCGTCGTGCGCGTGGTGGAGCCGCTCGGCGACCGGCAGGATCTGTACTGCGACCTCCGAAGCGGGCAGCGCCTGATCGCACGCGTGGATGCGGCGCATCACGCCCGGCCCGGCGATGAGATCGTCTTTTCAGTGCAACCTGAGGCGATTCACCTCTTTGAACCGGGTGAATACGGCCCGCACCTGGCGTATGGTGACGGACGCGGCCCGACGGCGGGTCATGGACCCGGCTGA
- a CDS encoding STAS domain-containing protein: MWNPFARKEREQDDAAVGSVEAGSSSRPRGHAEIAEVEHIGATAVITLTVTELTGVEAAERLTELLDQLAAAGSMNFILDVQNVQHMDSACLGTLVKSFRALDSIGGRIALVNADRSVQYLFKLTKLDRVFPICVDVMTALNVIERAATRAAG, translated from the coding sequence ATGTGGAACCCGTTTGCACGAAAGGAACGCGAGCAGGATGACGCCGCGGTCGGGTCCGTCGAGGCGGGGTCGTCCAGCCGCCCCCGGGGACACGCGGAGATCGCCGAAGTTGAGCACATCGGCGCTACCGCGGTGATCACGCTCACGGTGACCGAGTTGACGGGGGTCGAGGCGGCGGAGCGGCTCACGGAGCTGCTTGATCAGCTGGCCGCCGCCGGCTCGATGAACTTCATCCTCGACGTTCAGAACGTGCAGCACATGGACTCCGCATGCCTGGGCACGCTGGTCAAGTCGTTCCGGGCGCTGGATTCGATCGGCGGACGCATCGCGCTGGTCAATGCCGACCGCAGCGTGCAGTATCTCTTCAAGCTCACCAAGCTGGACCGCGTGTTCCCGATCTGCGTGGACGTGATGACGGCGCTGAACGTCATCGAGCGCGCCGCAACGCGGGCCGCGGGTTGA
- the rplS gene encoding 50S ribosomal protein L19, with amino-acid sequence MNKQAIVESVVQSQLKSDIPSFTIGDTLNVHVRIVEGDKERIQVYQGVLIGRKGRGVNETITVRRIVANEGVERIFPLHSPRIAQIEVVRRGDARRAKLYYLRERVGKSRRLRDQRRGLTRLEETPAEAAAS; translated from the coding sequence ATGAACAAGCAGGCCATCGTCGAGTCCGTCGTCCAGTCGCAGCTCAAGAGCGACATTCCCTCGTTCACGATCGGCGACACGCTCAACGTCCACGTGCGCATCGTGGAAGGCGACAAGGAGCGCATCCAGGTCTACCAGGGCGTGCTCATCGGTCGCAAGGGTCGGGGCGTGAATGAAACCATCACGGTGCGCCGCATCGTGGCCAACGAAGGCGTGGAGCGCATCTTCCCGCTGCACTCGCCCCGCATCGCCCAGATCGAGGTGGTCCGCCGCGGCGACGCCCGCCGGGCCAAGCTGTACTACCTGCGCGAGCGGGTGGGCAAGTCGCGTCGTCTGCGCGACCAGCGCCGCGGACTGACCCGGCTGGAGGAAACGCCCGCCGAGGCGGCGGCGTCCTGA
- the trmD gene encoding tRNA (guanosine(37)-N1)-methyltransferase TrmD: MSLRIDILTLFPEMFHGVLSASILGRAASSGVVEYHVTNIRDFTQDKHNRVDDRPFGGGPGMVMMCQPVYDAVTAVEARDPRPATRVLLTPQGRPLTQELVEELASRPRLLLIAGHYEGIDERVIEELDPLQVSVGDFVVSGGELPAMLLVDAVVRLLPGALGHADSASQDSFSRAGEHGRRLLDCPHYTRPREWRGRAAPDVLLSGDHAAVDQWRDRQRLERTRDRRPDLLDAAIVFC; this comes from the coding sequence ATGTCCCTTCGCATCGACATCCTGACGCTCTTTCCCGAGATGTTTCATGGCGTCCTGAGCGCCAGCATCCTCGGCCGCGCGGCGAGTTCGGGCGTGGTGGAGTATCACGTCACCAACATCCGCGACTTCACGCAGGACAAGCACAACCGCGTGGATGATCGTCCGTTCGGCGGCGGTCCCGGCATGGTGATGATGTGCCAGCCGGTGTATGACGCGGTCACCGCCGTGGAAGCCCGCGACCCCCGGCCCGCCACGCGCGTGCTGCTGACCCCGCAGGGTCGCCCGCTCACGCAGGAACTGGTCGAGGAACTCGCATCGAGGCCCCGGCTGCTTCTGATCGCGGGGCACTATGAAGGCATCGACGAGCGCGTCATCGAGGAACTTGACCCGCTGCAGGTCAGCGTGGGTGATTTCGTCGTCTCCGGGGGGGAGCTGCCCGCCATGCTGCTGGTCGACGCGGTGGTGCGGCTGCTTCCCGGCGCCCTGGGGCACGCCGACTCGGCCTCGCAGGATTCCTTCTCCCGGGCGGGCGAGCACGGGCGACGACTGCTCGACTGTCCTCACTACACCCGCCCGCGCGAGTGGCGCGGACGCGCGGCGCCCGACGTGCTTCTGAGCGGCGACCACGCCGCCGTGGATCAATGGCGCGACCGGCAACGACTGGAGCGAACGCGCGATCGGCGTCCCGATCTGCTCGACGCCGCCATCGTCTTCTGTTGA
- the rpsP gene encoding 30S ribosomal protein S16 → MVVLRLKRMGRTHQPFFRLNAMDKRAPRDGRVIEQLGWYDPGAAPDKQLQINVARVDYWLSVGAQPSETVANLLKKVGCDPTPGKKIAAS, encoded by the coding sequence ATGGTTGTTCTGCGTCTGAAGCGCATGGGCCGCACGCATCAGCCCTTCTTCCGTCTCAACGCGATGGACAAGCGAGCGCCCCGCGACGGGCGGGTGATCGAGCAGCTCGGCTGGTACGATCCGGGCGCGGCGCCGGACAAGCAGCTGCAGATCAACGTGGCCCGGGTGGATTACTGGCTCAGCGTGGGCGCGCAGCCCAGCGAGACGGTGGCCAACCTGCTCAAGAAGGTCGGCTGCGACCCGACGCCCGGCAAGAAGATCGCCGCCTCCTGA
- a CDS encoding site-2 protease family protein has product MGGWWVHDVYQNQGAAGVVSWAFWVIFSIVLHELAHGWAALWQGDDTPRRLHRMTWNPLVHMGPMSLMMFALIGIAWGLMPTDPSKYRWKRRGRIVVAGAGPAMNIVLFLLAGFALALWTRYGSQADPLGPNMTYFLHVGAFLNLALAGLNLLPIPPLDGSGILSGISFRWHQWMQNPQFVMAGFFIVLAVFISGVGVWLFLGALEATRAYTQFVVDLLPG; this is encoded by the coding sequence ATGGGCGGATGGTGGGTCCACGACGTGTACCAGAATCAGGGCGCGGCCGGCGTCGTGAGCTGGGCGTTCTGGGTGATCTTTTCGATCGTCCTGCACGAACTGGCGCACGGCTGGGCGGCCCTGTGGCAGGGGGACGACACCCCCCGACGCCTCCACCGCATGACGTGGAACCCCCTCGTCCACATGGGGCCGATGTCACTGATGATGTTCGCCCTGATCGGCATCGCCTGGGGTCTCATGCCCACGGACCCGAGCAAATACCGCTGGAAGCGCCGAGGGCGCATCGTGGTGGCTGGCGCCGGACCGGCGATGAACATTGTCCTGTTCCTTCTCGCGGGGTTCGCCCTGGCCCTGTGGACACGATACGGGTCTCAGGCCGACCCGCTGGGGCCGAACATGACCTACTTCCTGCACGTGGGGGCATTTCTGAACCTGGCCCTGGCGGGACTGAACCTGCTGCCCATCCCTCCCCTGGACGGGTCGGGAATTCTGTCCGGCATCTCATTCCGCTGGCATCAGTGGATGCAGAACCCCCAGTTCGTCATGGCCGGTTTCTTCATCGTGCTGGCGGTGTTCATCAGCGGGGTGGGCGTGTGGCTGTTCCTCGGGGCGCTGGAGGCGACGCGGGCCTACACCCAGTTCGTGGTGGACCTGCTGCCGGGGTGA
- the hpnH gene encoding adenosyl-hopene transferase HpnH → MGVPISQMWTVATYVLGQRLRRRRHYPLVLMLEPLFRCNLACAGCGKIQYPAHVLKRHLTVEECLKAVDECGAPMVSIPGGEPLLYPHIADLVRELVRRRKYIYLCTNALLLKEKLEEGLFTPSKYLTFSVHMDGSEEEHDFAVCREGTFQTALAGIREAVKRGFRVTTNTTLFEGADPVAVREFFDEMMTLGVEGMMVSPGYAYEKAPDQKHFLKRRETNELFEMVLSNRRKGWRFNQSPLFLEFLMGRRDYECTPWGNPCYNIFGWQKPCYLLQEGYADTFEELIRETEWSNYGRASGNPRCQQCMVHCGYEPTAVNHTFSSFGGMWGTIKAMIFNTYANPEAARKVEAMKDQPRGPLARLVQLGYAPDVKSKAGAA, encoded by the coding sequence ATGGGTGTACCGATTTCCCAGATGTGGACCGTAGCGACCTACGTGCTGGGGCAGCGCCTGCGACGACGTCGGCACTACCCGCTGGTCCTGATGCTCGAGCCGCTCTTCCGCTGCAACTTGGCCTGCGCCGGGTGCGGCAAGATCCAGTATCCCGCCCACGTGCTCAAGCGGCACCTGACCGTCGAGGAGTGCCTCAAGGCGGTGGATGAATGCGGAGCGCCAATGGTGTCGATCCCCGGCGGCGAGCCGCTGCTCTATCCCCACATCGCCGATCTGGTCCGTGAACTGGTCCGACGCCGCAAGTACATCTACCTCTGCACCAACGCGCTGCTGCTCAAGGAGAAACTGGAGGAAGGGCTGTTTACGCCCAGCAAGTACCTGACCTTCTCGGTTCACATGGACGGGTCGGAGGAGGAGCATGACTTCGCCGTCTGCCGCGAGGGCACGTTCCAGACCGCGCTCGCGGGCATCCGCGAGGCGGTGAAGCGCGGCTTCCGCGTCACCACCAACACCACGCTGTTCGAAGGGGCCGACCCCGTCGCCGTGCGCGAGTTCTTCGACGAGATGATGACCCTGGGCGTCGAGGGCATGATGGTCAGCCCCGGCTACGCCTACGAGAAGGCGCCGGATCAGAAGCACTTTCTCAAGCGACGCGAGACCAACGAACTCTTCGAGATGGTGCTCTCCAACCGCCGCAAGGGCTGGCGATTCAACCAGAGTCCCTTGTTCCTCGAGTTTCTCATGGGCCGGCGCGACTATGAATGCACGCCCTGGGGCAACCCCTGCTACAACATCTTCGGCTGGCAGAAGCCCTGCTACCTGCTGCAGGAGGGCTACGCCGACACGTTCGAGGAGTTGATCCGCGAGACGGAATGGTCGAACTACGGCCGGGCCTCCGGCAACCCCAGGTGCCAGCAGTGCATGGTGCATTGCGGGTACGAGCCAACCGCCGTCAACCACACGTTTTCATCGTTCGGCGGCATGTGGGGCACCATCAAGGCCATGATCTTCAACACCTACGCCAACCCTGAAGCCGCCCGCAAGGTGGAGGCGATGAAGGATCAGCCGCGCGGTCCGCTGGCCCGCCTGGTGCAGTTGGGGTACGCGCCTGACGTCAAATCCAAGGCAGGCGCGGCGTAG
- a CDS encoding sigma-70 family RNA polymerase sigma factor: protein MNLPRLSRHHAVSRMLPWSSPRDTMWTRGIGMADFEDSRTDEELLDDYCRGDDAAFEALVRRYRNELFHFLIRFLGSRAAAEDVFQETFLQIHLSARSFDVERRFKPWLFTIAANKARDYHRKSNRRAALSLTGGEQEERGGSYIDLLDAELPRPEEPILDSERSRLVKSVVDSLPAPLREILVLSYFQRLSYNQIADSLAIPLGTVKSRLHSAVAAFARAWRAARVHDKETP from the coding sequence ATGAATCTGCCGCGCCTGTCGCGCCATCATGCCGTCAGCCGAATGCTCCCGTGGAGCAGCCCCCGGGATACGATGTGGACCCGGGGCATCGGCATGGCGGACTTCGAGGACAGCCGGACGGACGAGGAACTGCTCGACGACTACTGTCGAGGCGATGACGCCGCCTTCGAAGCCCTGGTCCGGCGCTACCGCAATGAACTGTTCCACTTCCTGATCCGATTCCTCGGCTCGCGGGCGGCTGCGGAGGACGTGTTCCAGGAGACGTTCCTCCAGATTCATCTTTCGGCGCGTTCGTTCGATGTGGAGCGCCGCTTCAAGCCGTGGTTGTTCACCATCGCCGCCAACAAGGCGCGGGACTATCACCGCAAGAGCAACCGACGGGCGGCGCTCTCGCTCACCGGAGGCGAGCAGGAGGAGCGGGGAGGGTCGTACATCGACCTGCTCGACGCCGAACTGCCTCGCCCGGAGGAGCCGATCCTCGACAGTGAGCGCAGCCGGCTGGTGAAGAGCGTGGTGGATTCGCTGCCCGCGCCGCTGCGGGAAATCCTGGTGCTCTCGTACTTCCAGCGGCTGAGTTACAACCAGATCGCCGACTCGCTGGCCATTCCCCTGGGGACCGTGAAGAGCCGTCTGCACAGCGCGGTGGCGGCCTTCGCGCGGGCCTGGCGGGCGGCACGCGTGCATGACAAGGAAACGCCATGA
- a CDS encoding 50S ribosomal protein L35 has protein sequence MPKNKSHKGLLKRIRVSKSGLVKVGRAYARHLKSHKPAALVRQYRRGKYLTSSEAKRLSNMLHTRLRGIDVPRPARRRRVKAETT, from the coding sequence ATGCCGAAGAACAAGTCGCACAAGGGCCTGCTCAAGCGCATCCGCGTCTCCAAGAGCGGCCTCGTCAAGGTCGGTCGCGCCTATGCGCGCCACCTCAAGAGCCACAAGCCAGCCGCCCTGGTGCGGCAGTACCGGCGAGGCAAGTACCTGACCTCATCCGAGGCCAAGCGTCTGAGCAACATGCTGCACACGCGGCTGCGGGGGATTGACGTGCCTCGACCGGCGCGCCGGCGTCGGGTCAAGGCCGAGACGACGTGA
- the rplT gene encoding 50S ribosomal protein L20 — MPRVRKGAARTQARRKMLRAARGYFGTKSRHKQQAKVALVRAGVNAYRDRRLRKRDYRRLWITRITAACRMRGTRYSRFMNGLAHAGILLNRKMLSEIAINDPATFDALVKVAESKSTATAAA, encoded by the coding sequence ATGCCCCGTGTACGGAAAGGCGCGGCCCGCACCCAGGCCCGCCGCAAAATGCTCCGGGCCGCCCGCGGCTATTTCGGCACCAAGAGCCGTCATAAGCAGCAGGCCAAGGTGGCTCTCGTTCGGGCCGGCGTCAACGCCTACCGCGACCGTCGGCTCCGCAAGCGTGACTATCGCCGGCTGTGGATCACTCGCATCACCGCCGCCTGCCGCATGCGAGGCACGCGGTACAGCCGTTTCATGAACGGGCTGGCTCATGCCGGCATCCTGCTCAACCGCAAGATGCTCAGCGAGATCGCCATCAACGACCCCGCCACGTTCGACGCGCTGGTGAAGGTCGCCGAATCCAAGTCAACCGCTACGGCCGCGGCCTGA
- a CDS encoding methyltransferase domain-containing protein: MLSFFGQAVRAYKTTGAIAPSGPVLARAMTRELESHVGPKRVLEVGPGDGAFTRRILELLNPGDVFHVVEINPRFARLIEEKRLAPFRARHPGIEVRLIVGAIQEVELEGQYDYVICGLPFNIFPLHVVSEIFRHMMAHVKEGGGLTYFEYLGMKAIKMPLLGRRGRKRLKRRIALCKLLDRRYQGTRDLVWRNLPPANAVHLRGRAA; encoded by the coding sequence ATGCTTTCGTTTTTCGGACAGGCGGTGCGTGCCTACAAAACCACGGGGGCCATCGCCCCCTCGGGTCCGGTGCTGGCTCGCGCCATGACGCGCGAACTGGAATCCCACGTCGGCCCCAAGCGCGTGCTGGAAGTCGGCCCCGGTGATGGCGCCTTCACACGCCGCATCCTCGAACTGCTCAACCCCGGCGACGTGTTTCACGTTGTGGAGATCAATCCGCGCTTCGCCCGCCTGATCGAGGAGAAGCGGCTGGCGCCGTTCCGGGCCAGGCATCCGGGCATCGAGGTGCGCCTGATCGTCGGCGCGATTCAGGAGGTCGAGCTGGAGGGCCAGTACGACTACGTCATCTGCGGCCTGCCCTTCAACATCTTCCCCCTGCACGTGGTGAGCGAAATCTTCCGACACATGATGGCCCACGTGAAGGAAGGCGGCGGCCTGACGTACTTTGAATACCTCGGCATGAAGGCCATCAAGATGCCGCTTCTGGGCCGGCGCGGACGCAAACGCCTCAAGCGACGCATCGCGCTGTGCAAGCTGCTCGATCGACGCTATCAGGGCACGCGCGACCTGGTGTGGCGCAATCTGCCTCCCGCCAACGCGGTTCACCTGCGCGGCCGCGCGGCGTGA